The following are from one region of the Bacillaceae bacterium S4-13-56 genome:
- a CDS encoding four-helix bundle copper-binding protein, translating into MHQYEHYHGDQFMPHDHLSEGLLGTVQDCAATCEHMIGMLHKSKDMYGRGIQLSHLRDCADMCELMSRYLARNSQLSKSLAKYCAYVCEVCGNTCRQFPDPESQRCAQTCFHCAKECNEFAAI; encoded by the coding sequence GTGCATCAATACGAACACTATCATGGTGACCAATTCATGCCACATGATCATTTATCTGAAGGGTTATTAGGCACAGTACAGGACTGTGCTGCAACCTGCGAACATATGATTGGAATGTTGCATAAATCAAAGGATATGTACGGCAGAGGAATTCAACTTAGCCATTTGCGTGACTGTGCTGATATGTGCGAATTAATGTCAAGATATCTTGCGAGAAATAGCCAACTTTCAAAATCATTAGCTAAATATTGTGCTTATGTTTGTGAAGTCTGTGGAAATACTTGCCGTCAGTTCCCAGATCCAGAATCACAAAGATGCGCACAAACTTGTTTTCATTGCGCTAAAGAATGCAATGAATTTGCAGCTATTTAA
- a CDS encoding topology modulation protein — MKRILVLGVSAGVGKSTFAQKLGEKLHIQVYHLDTLYWKPGWIEASLEEFSFKQEQIVVNDSWIIEGNYSSTYDLRIQNADTIIYLELPLSVCLYRVIKRSIQYQGKTRPDMTVGCKEKMDYKFLKFILTTYHSRKEKMEKRFEAFQKMNPENKVIKLKSKKGIEDYLESLQ, encoded by the coding sequence TTGAAAAGAATATTAGTATTAGGTGTTTCAGCAGGTGTAGGTAAATCTACTTTTGCCCAAAAACTCGGAGAAAAATTACATATTCAAGTTTATCACTTAGATACACTTTATTGGAAGCCTGGATGGATAGAAGCGTCTTTAGAAGAATTTTCATTCAAACAGGAGCAAATCGTTGTAAATGATAGTTGGATTATAGAAGGAAATTATAGCAGTACATACGATTTGCGTATTCAAAACGCTGATACAATTATTTATTTGGAGCTTCCCTTAAGTGTTTGCTTATATCGTGTCATCAAAAGAAGTATTCAGTACCAAGGGAAAACCAGGCCTGATATGACGGTTGGATGTAAGGAAAAAATGGATTACAAGTTTTTAAAGTTTATTCTCACAACCTATCACTCTCGTAAAGAAAAAATGGAAAAACGATTTGAGGCTTTTCAAAAGATGAATCCAGAAAATAAGGTCATCAAGCTTAAAAGCAAAAAAGGAATTGAAGATTATTTGGAAAGTTTACAATGA
- a CDS encoding peroxiredoxin — MNMPQGATETSTLKVGDKAPDFTLPAHGGREVKLSDYLGDKNVFISFYPLDWTPVUGAQMPSYEDDLPRFEEFDTQVLGISVDSVDSHEAWQKSLGGISYPLCSDFYPHGEVSEKFGVLRKEKGKPAYGASERALFVIDKEGVVQFIDVHPIDKQPDNEEIFDVLRKLNF; from the coding sequence ATGAATATGCCACAAGGAGCTACTGAAACAAGTACCCTAAAGGTTGGTGACAAGGCACCAGACTTCACATTGCCCGCACATGGTGGTCGCGAAGTAAAACTAAGTGACTATCTTGGAGACAAAAATGTATTTATTAGTTTTTACCCTCTAGATTGGACACCTGTCTGAGGTGCGCAAATGCCTTCATACGAGGACGATCTTCCTCGTTTTGAAGAGTTTGATACCCAAGTTTTGGGTATAAGTGTTGATAGTGTTGATAGCCATGAGGCTTGGCAAAAATCACTTGGTGGAATTTCTTATCCACTTTGCTCTGATTTCTATCCTCATGGTGAGGTTTCTGAAAAATTCGGAGTACTACGTAAAGAAAAAGGGAAACCAGCTTACGGTGCATCTGAGCGAGCATTGTTTGTTATCGATAAAGAAGGCGTTGTTCAATTCATTGATGTACATCCAATCGATAAGCAACCTGACAATGAAGAGATCTTTGACGTTCTTCGAAAATTAAACTTCTAA
- a CDS encoding glycine/sarcosine/betaine reductase selenoprotein B family protein, translating to MELSRKAIPYTPVNKPLHEMTIMIVSTSGVHLKDQEPYNTDPAEGDATYRVIPGDVQAEDLTVTHSAPKDHYNTDYPKEDINCVFPIDRLREMVNDGDLGGVAEKHLTMMGYSMRLNKINKETVPALVKEVVRSKADAVLLTAG from the coding sequence ATGGAATTATCAAGAAAAGCGATCCCATATACACCTGTCAACAAACCGCTACATGAAATGACAATCATGATCGTGTCAACTTCAGGTGTTCATTTAAAGGACCAAGAACCATATAATACAGATCCCGCTGAAGGAGATGCTACGTATCGTGTAATTCCTGGTGATGTTCAAGCAGAAGATTTGACCGTAACTCACTCTGCTCCAAAAGATCACTATAATACGGATTACCCTAAAGAAGATATTAATTGCGTTTTCCCAATTGATCGTTTACGTGAAATGGTTAACGATGGTGATCTTGGTGGGGTAGCTGAAAAGCACCTAACAATGATGGGCTATTCAATGAGATTAAATAAAATTAACAAAGAAACGGTTCCAGCGTTAGTTAAAGAAGTTGTTCGCTCAAAAGCTGATGCAGTTCTCTTAACAGCTGGCTGA
- a CDS encoding DUF6509 family protein produces the protein MEVKSYSVEKWNDPTGIIEGDRYEFLLEVEVEEDDELYSEEGLSLKVILAIYGEDVRIVNYQFYEATSNKPLDFALEEDEEEEILSFCKDHIKE, from the coding sequence ATGGAAGTAAAAAGTTATTCTGTTGAAAAGTGGAATGATCCAACCGGAATTATTGAAGGGGATCGTTATGAGTTTCTTTTAGAGGTGGAAGTAGAAGAGGATGATGAATTGTATAGTGAAGAAGGTCTATCCTTGAAAGTTATTCTTGCCATTTACGGTGAAGATGTAAGGATTGTTAATTATCAGTTTTATGAAGCAACTAGCAATAAACCTCTTGATTTTGCTTTAGAAGAAGACGAGGAAGAGGAGATCCTTTCTTTTTGTAAAGATCATATAAAGGAATGA